The window CCAGGAAAAAATCATGATCGAGACTCGTGCAGCAGACCAACGTGGCCGTGCCGAGCATGGCTGGCTCAGCTCCCGTCACACGTTTTCTTTCGCGAACTACTACGATCCAAAGCAGGTCGGCTTTTCCGACCTGCTGGTGATCAACGACGACCGCGTCGCGCCGGGCCGCGGCTTCGGCACGCACCCGCACCGCGACATGGAAATCCTGTCGTACGTGCTCGATGGCGCGCTGGAGCACAAGGATTCGATGGGCACCGGTTCGGTGATCGTGCCGGGTGACGTCCAGTTGATGAGCGCGGGTACGGGTGTGCGTCACAGCGAGTTCAACCACTCGCACGAGACGCCCGTTCACTTCCTGCAGATCTGGATCGGGCCGGCCGAGAAGGGCGCCGAGCCGCGCTATCAGCAGACGAATATCTCGGCAGACGACAAGCGCGGCAAGCTCACGCCGATCGTGTCGCCCGACGGTAACGGCGGTTCGCTGAAGATCCGCCAGGACACGCGGATCTACGCGGGCCTGTTCGACGGCGACGAACGCGCCACGCTCGAACTCGCACCGGATCGCTTCGCCTACGTGCATGTCGCACGCGGCAGCGTGACGGTCAACGGCGTGACGCTCGGCGAAGGCGACGGTGCACGTATCCGCGACGAGCAGGCGCTCACGTTCGCGGACGGCAAGGATGCCGAAGTGCTGGTATTCGACCTGCGTCCGGTCGAAGTGACGGCCGAGTGGGCATGACGCCCGTTCGGAACATCGGGCCCCACTGAAGGCGGGGCCTTCTTAATCGGAGATTCGCAACATGGCCAAGGTACTCGTTCTCTACTACTCGTCCTACGGGCACATCGAAACGATGGCGCAGCACGTCGCGGAAGGCGCGAAATCGGTGTCCGGCGTCGAGGTCACGCTCAAGCGCGTGCCTGAAACCATTCCCGTCGACCAGGCGAAGGCGATCGGCATCAAGGTCGACCAGGCCGCACCCGTCGCCACCGTGGACGAACTCGCGGGTTACGATGCGATCATCTTCGGCACACCGACCCGCTTCGGCAACATGGCCGGCCAGATGCGCACGTTCCTCGACCAGACCGGCGGCCTGTGGATGAAGGGTGCGCTCGTCGGAAAGATCGGCAGCGTGTTCGCGTCGACCGGCACGCAGCACGGCGGCCAGGAAACGACCATCACGTCGTTCCACACGACGCTGCTGCACCACGGGATGGTGATCGTGGGCGTGCCCTATGCGTGCAGCGGACTCGTCAACATGAACGAAATCACGGGCGGCACGCCGTACGGCGCGACCACGCTCGCGGGCGCGGACGGCAGCCGTCAGCCGAGCGCGAACGAACTCGACATCGCGCGCTACCAGGGCAAGCACGTCGCGGAACTCGCCGCGAAGCTCGCGTCGTAATGCGCGTGCCGCCTGCGCGGCACATGAGAACGCACGGCGCCGGTCGACCCGGCGCCGTTTTGCGTCGCGCGAGCGCCGGCCGTTACTGGCTCGATGCCGGCGCGGCCGGAGCGGGTGCGGGCGCCGCCTTCGTCGCGGGCGCCTTTTCCACCGCGTTCTGCGGATAGTTGCTCTGATCGTTGGTCAGCCGATAGCCGGTGCCCGTGCCGATCGCCTTCAGGTCCTTCGCGTGGCGCGCGCGGGCCGCCTTGCGGGCTGCCTTCTTCTGCGCCTTGTCGAGTTGCTTCTGCGTCGGTGCGGACGCCGGATCCTGCGCGTATGCCGCCGGCGCGGCGGTCAACAGCAGACCGAACGACGCCGTTACTGCCACTGCCACCGAAACCACGCGAGACTTCGTCATGGCCGGATCTCCTTGTCGATTGTTGGTTGTGGATCGAACGCCGGCGCGCACGCGACGGATGTCGGCGTGCGACCACGGCGCCGACGCAACGTTAGCCGATCGCTGCACAAATGTCCGTGCCGGTTCCTGAATTCTCCTGATAACGGCAACGATACATGTGCGGCAGACGCCCGGCCAGACGGCGCGGTCCATGCGCCATCAGGGAAACCGATAGCATCGCGCATGGCCGGCACCCGGCGCCGCTCAGATCCAGCGCGACAGCACCGGCAGCAGGACCGGCACGACAAATGCGGTCAGCACGCCATTCAGTCCCATCCCGAGGCCCGCGAACGCGCCGGCCTCCTCGCTCACCTGGAACGCGCGCGCGGTGCCGATCCCGTGCGACGCGACACCGAGCGCGAAACCGCGCACCGCCGGCTCGTCGATGCGCAGCGCGTTCAGGATCGCGCGGGCGCACACGGCGCCGAAAATCCCGGTCGAAATCACCAGCACGGCAGTCAGCGACGGAATCCCGCCGATCTCCTGCGCGACGGCCATCGCGATCGGCGTGGTCGCGGATTTCGGCGCGAGGGACGCGATCGTCTGGTGCGACGCGCCGAACAGCGCGGCGATCCCGACCGCGGACACGATCGCGGTCAGCGAGCCCGCGAGCAGCCCGACGAGCAGCGGCACTGCGGCGCGCCGCAGCTTCGACCACTGGCGGTACAGCGGCAGCGCCAGCGCGACGGTCGCCGGGCCGAGCAGGAAGTGAACGAACTGCGCGCCTTCGAAATACGTCGGATACGGCGTGCGCGTGATCGTCAACAGCACGACGATCAGCGCGACCGCGATCAGCACCGGATTCGCGAGCGGGTTGAAGCGCGCGCGTGCATAGACGGCCTGTGCGATCAGGTACGCGATCAATGTGATCGTCAGGCCGAGCAGCGGCGTGGCGGCGAGGTAGACCCAGATCGCGCCGAGTTTCGGGAAGGCCGTCATCGCGTGCCCTCCGCCGTGCCGTCCGCGCGCCGCTGGCGCCGCAGCAGTGCACGCGTGACGAGTGCGGTCACGGCGATCGCGAGCGACGTGCTCACCGCCAGCGCGACGACGACCGCGAGCGCATCGCCGCGCACGCGGTCGGCCGACACCATGATGCCGACACCGGCCGGCACGAACAGCAGCGACAGATGGCGCAGCAGCTCGAGCGCCGTCGGCTCGATCGCGTCGGCCATCTGCGGGCGCAGCATCACGAAGCCGAACAGCAGCAGCATGCCGATCACGGGGCCCGGCACCGGCAGGCCGAACAGATAGGACACCCCTTCCCCGAGACACTGGAAGGTCAGCAAGACCGCGAACGCCTGCAGCATGAAGCGCTTCTCCCGAACGTGGCCGCGCGATCGGGCAGGCGCGCGGCCGATGAGCCGGCGGCGTGCCGCGCCGGCGTGGACGATACGCGCGATCGTATCAACAAAGGCAGCCGGGCGGGCCATCGGCGCGGTGCGCGACCGTGGGCAACCGCCCAGCAGCCGGATCGAATCGATGCGACACTTGCCGCCGAACGATGCGAAAACGACGCACGCGTCGCGCATGCGGAGGCACCGCATACGCTCGGCGCGATCGAGTCATGGATTCGTTCGCAACGAATGCGCGCCGCACGGCGCGCGTGAAACACGCATGACCGGCCGGGCCACCTGCCCGCGCCGCATCAAGGAGAGGGTTCAATGTTTTCGTGGTTTGAACGGCGCCTGCCGACATTCCCGCTCGAGGATCCCGTCACGCCGCCGAAGGGATTCTTCTCGTTCGTCTGGGCGTGCACGAAAGGCGCGCGCGGCTGGATCCTGCTGATCGCGCTGACGTCGGCCGCGCTCGCGGCATACGAGGCGGCGCTGTTCGCGATGATGGGGCGCGTGGTCGACTGGCTGTCGTCGGCCACGCCGGCCGACTTCGGCGTCCGCCACTTCGGCACGCTTGCCGGTTTCGCGGCGATCCTCGCGGGCAGCGCATTGCTGATCGCACTGCATACGATGATCAAGCATCAGGTGCTCGCGATCAACTTCCCGATGCGGCTGCGATGGCTGTTTCACCGGCTGATGCTCGACCAGAGCCTGTCGTTCTACGCGAACGAGTTCGCGGGCCGCGTGACGACCAAGATCATGCAGACCGCACTTGCCGTGCGGGACGCGCTGTTCATGTCCGTCGACGTCGTGATCGGCGTCGGCGCGTACCTGATCGGCATCCTCGCGCTCGCGGCGAGCTTCGACTGGCGGCTGATGATTCCGCTCGCGCTGTGGGCGCTCGGCTACGGCGCGGCGTGTGCGTATTTCGTGCCGCGCCTGGGTGCGGTCGGCAGCCGGCAGGCCGACGCACGCGCGTTGATGACGGGCCGCATCACCGACGCCTATTCGAACATCACGACCGTGAAGCTGTTCTCGCACACGCGCCGGGAAGCCGACCACGCGCGGCGCGCGATGGAAGCGTTCAAGGTGACCGGCGATGCGCAGATGCGGCTCGTCGGCGCGTTCGAGGTCGTCAACCATCTGCTGTCGACGCTGCTGCTGGTCGGCTCGACCGGCGTCGCGCTTTATCTGTGGCTGCACGGCGCGGCGAGCGCGGGCGTGGTCGCGGCCGTGATCGCGATGGCGCTGCGCCTGTCGAGCTATTCGCACTGGATCATGTGGGAGATGACTGAGCTGTTCGAGAATGTCGGCACGATCCAGGACGGCATCAACACGCTGACGAAAGTGCGCAGCGTGGTCGACGCCCCCGATGCGAAGACGCTCACCGTGCAGCACGGCGGCATCGTGTTCGACAACGTGCGCTTCGCGCACGAGGACAACGACACGCCTGTGTTCGACGGGCTGAACCTGACGATCCGGCCCGGCGAGCGAATCGGCCTCATCGGCCGCTCGGGCGCCGGCAAGTCGACACTCGTGAACCTGCTGCTGCGCTTCTACGACGTGGATGGCGGTGCGATCCGGATCGACGGGCAGGACATCGCGCACGTGACGCAGGACAGCCTGCGCGCGGCGATCGGGATGGTCACGCAAGATACGTCGCTGCTGCACCGGACGATGCGCGAGAACATCCTGTACGGCCGTCCCGACGCGACCGAGCACGAAATGCACGACGCGGCCGTGCGCGCTGAAGCGTCCGACTTCATCGAGCGGCTG is drawn from Burkholderia diffusa and contains these coding sequences:
- a CDS encoding pirin family protein, whose translation is MIETRAADQRGRAEHGWLSSRHTFSFANYYDPKQVGFSDLLVINDDRVAPGRGFGTHPHRDMEILSYVLDGALEHKDSMGTGSVIVPGDVQLMSAGTGVRHSEFNHSHETPVHFLQIWIGPAEKGAEPRYQQTNISADDKRGKLTPIVSPDGNGGSLKIRQDTRIYAGLFDGDERATLELAPDRFAYVHVARGSVTVNGVTLGEGDGARIRDEQALTFADGKDAEVLVFDLRPVEVTAEWA
- the wrbA gene encoding NAD(P)H:quinone oxidoreductase, producing the protein MAKVLVLYYSSYGHIETMAQHVAEGAKSVSGVEVTLKRVPETIPVDQAKAIGIKVDQAAPVATVDELAGYDAIIFGTPTRFGNMAGQMRTFLDQTGGLWMKGALVGKIGSVFASTGTQHGGQETTITSFHTTLLHHGMVIVGVPYACSGLVNMNEITGGTPYGATTLAGADGSRQPSANELDIARYQGKHVAELAAKLAS
- a CDS encoding LrgB family protein; translated protein: MTAFPKLGAIWVYLAATPLLGLTITLIAYLIAQAVYARARFNPLANPVLIAVALIVVLLTITRTPYPTYFEGAQFVHFLLGPATVALALPLYRQWSKLRRAAVPLLVGLLAGSLTAIVSAVGIAALFGASHQTIASLAPKSATTPIAMAVAQEIGGIPSLTAVLVISTGIFGAVCARAILNALRIDEPAVRGFALGVASHGIGTARAFQVSEEAGAFAGLGMGLNGVLTAFVVPVLLPVLSRWI
- a CDS encoding CidA/LrgA family protein — its product is MLQAFAVLLTFQCLGEGVSYLFGLPVPGPVIGMLLLFGFVMLRPQMADAIEPTALELLRHLSLLFVPAGVGIMVSADRVRGDALAVVVALAVSTSLAIAVTALVTRALLRRQRRADGTAEGTR
- a CDS encoding ABC transporter ATP-binding protein; amino-acid sequence: MFSWFERRLPTFPLEDPVTPPKGFFSFVWACTKGARGWILLIALTSAALAAYEAALFAMMGRVVDWLSSATPADFGVRHFGTLAGFAAILAGSALLIALHTMIKHQVLAINFPMRLRWLFHRLMLDQSLSFYANEFAGRVTTKIMQTALAVRDALFMSVDVVIGVGAYLIGILALAASFDWRLMIPLALWALGYGAACAYFVPRLGAVGSRQADARALMTGRITDAYSNITTVKLFSHTRREADHARRAMEAFKVTGDAQMRLVGAFEVVNHLLSTLLLVGSTGVALYLWLHGAASAGVVAAVIAMALRLSSYSHWIMWEMTELFENVGTIQDGINTLTKVRSVVDAPDAKTLTVQHGGIVFDNVRFAHEDNDTPVFDGLNLTIRPGERIGLIGRSGAGKSTLVNLLLRFYDVDGGAIRIDGQDIAHVTQDSLRAAIGMVTQDTSLLHRTMRENILYGRPDATEHEMHDAAVRAEASDFIERLRDRHGRGGYDVEVGERGVKLSGGQRQRVAIARVMLKDAPILVLDEATSALDSEVEVAIQRSLDTLMRGKTVIAIAHRLSTIAAMDRLIVLDEGRIVEEGTHLQLLQAGGIYAALWAHQSGGFLGETADAEGAAQ